Proteins co-encoded in one Acidobacteriota bacterium genomic window:
- a CDS encoding S8 family serine peptidase has protein sequence MINYASPDRPLTVTGHIEETTGAAAMRSQPAMNGRSAYTLDGTGVGVAIVDSGIQSNHKGFKNGASRITANVNFTSSQQNATSDNYGHGTHVAGLAVGSASNRNNAYKGIAPNANIISVKVLGNNGEGNTSWLLDGLDWIIQNKGTYNIKVANLSLGTTAVDSYMNDPICNKVKEMVQAGIVVIAAAGNLGKNANGVRTYGRIHSPGNSPYAITVGATNSYGTSDPGDDTVASFSSRGPTRSFFTTANGMRVYDNLIKPDIVAPGNRLISYNAVGNVMSLLNPSLINAPVAGETTDDATMTMSGTSMSAPVVSGAAALLMQVNPKLTPGMVKMIMQYTAQPVAGANTFEQGAGQLNIDGAVRLARSLRTDVEFDGMAKGTSTVPAGWSMPTPSSGSFQWAQLITGDHTFMTGQNLVSQYQTVYNRANTFGQGVSFANGGFNLTTSGAFTTGLNVNRNVVTSNGGPTGSGTTWLSYGVLVGDGVLVGDGVLVGDGVLVGDGVLVGDGVLVGDGVLVGDGVLVGDGVLVGDGVLVGDGVLVGDSVLFGEDTPSMQ, from the coding sequence TTGATCAACTACGCTTCGCCGGATCGTCCGCTGACCGTGACCGGCCACATCGAAGAAACGACCGGAGCCGCCGCGATGCGTTCGCAGCCTGCGATGAACGGCCGTTCGGCTTACACGCTCGACGGAACTGGCGTTGGCGTTGCCATTGTCGATTCCGGCATTCAATCTAATCACAAGGGTTTCAAGAACGGAGCTTCGAGAATTACGGCGAACGTGAACTTCACAAGCTCGCAGCAAAACGCAACGTCTGACAACTACGGCCACGGAACACACGTCGCGGGCCTCGCGGTCGGAAGTGCTTCGAATCGCAACAACGCGTACAAAGGCATCGCTCCAAATGCGAACATCATCAGCGTTAAAGTTCTCGGCAACAACGGCGAAGGCAACACTTCGTGGCTGCTTGACGGCCTTGACTGGATCATCCAGAACAAAGGCACTTACAACATCAAGGTCGCGAACCTCAGCCTGGGCACTACCGCAGTCGATAGCTACATGAACGACCCGATCTGCAATAAGGTCAAGGAAATGGTACAAGCCGGCATCGTCGTCATTGCTGCCGCAGGTAACTTGGGCAAAAACGCGAACGGTGTCAGAACGTACGGCCGCATTCACTCGCCGGGCAACAGCCCTTATGCGATCACGGTCGGAGCAACAAACAGCTACGGAACTTCGGATCCGGGCGACGATACGGTCGCCAGCTTCAGCTCACGCGGCCCGACACGCAGCTTTTTCACCACAGCGAACGGCATGCGCGTCTATGACAACCTCATCAAACCGGACATCGTCGCTCCGGGCAACAGACTTATTTCTTACAACGCCGTCGGCAATGTGATGTCTCTCCTCAACCCGAGCCTCATTAATGCGCCGGTTGCAGGTGAAACCACCGACGATGCCACGATGACCATGAGCGGCACCTCAATGTCGGCTCCGGTCGTCTCCGGTGCGGCTGCCCTGCTCATGCAGGTCAACCCAAAACTCACTCCCGGCATGGTTAAAATGATCATGCAATACACCGCTCAGCCTGTCGCCGGTGCCAACACCTTCGAACAGGGAGCGGGCCAACTCAACATCGACGGTGCCGTCAGACTCGCAAGGTCGCTCCGTACGGACGTTGAATTCGACGGCATGGCAAAGGGCACTTCAACCGTCCCCGCAGGCTGGTCAATGCCGACCCCAAGCTCAGGCTCATTCCAGTGGGCACAACTCATCACCGGCGACCACACGTTCATGACCGGACAGAACCTCGTGTCGCAGTACCAGACGGTCTACAATCGTGCAAACACGTTTGGCCAGGGTGTCAGTTTTGCTAACGGCGGCTTCAACCTAACCACCAGCGGTGCATTCACCACAGGCCTCAACGTAAACAGAAACGTGGTCACCAGCAATGGCGGACCAACTGGTTCCGGAACGACCTGGCTATCATACGGCGTACTCGTTGGAGACGGCGTACTCGTTGGCGATGGCGTACTCGTTGGAGACGGCGTACTAGTTGGAGATGGTGTGCTCGTTGGCGATGGTGTACTCGTCGGGGACGGTGTACTCGTCGGGGACGGTGTACTCGTCGGAGACGGCGTACTAGTTGGAGACGGCGTACTAGTCGGCGACGGAGTCCTGGTCGGTGACAGCGTCTTATTTGGCGAAGATACTCCCTCAATGCAGTAG
- a CDS encoding GNAT family N-acetyltransferase: protein MLHTLNANTLEVRRKSGMPFVSITPDLSKVRELQENNTAEVLAFLTIRPVHTVVMTSFITDNGIVSELNRGKFYGYRNSEGKLEGVALIGHSTLVEAHTDAAIRALAFVAKTAETPIHLIMSSGDAAQTFWNHMTDGLRQPRLTCVERLFEAAFPFMVQGTDCGLRLADASELLPIAEAQAEVAFIECGVDPMIRDREGFLKRVARRIEQGRVFVVFDGDKLVFKADIIAETSEVAYLEGVFVGEEYRGKGIGPKCLSALTVELLSRVANVCLLSNVDFGSAHRSFEKAGFRSSDECTTLFV from the coding sequence ATGCTGCATACATTAAATGCCAACACGCTCGAAGTGCGTCGAAAATCGGGAATGCCCTTCGTATCGATCACGCCCGATCTGAGTAAAGTTCGGGAACTACAAGAAAACAACACCGCAGAAGTACTAGCATTTTTGACGATCCGTCCGGTTCACACGGTTGTGATGACAAGCTTCATTACTGATAACGGTATCGTCAGCGAATTGAATCGTGGTAAGTTCTACGGATATCGCAACTCGGAAGGAAAGCTGGAAGGCGTGGCCCTCATCGGTCACTCGACACTCGTCGAAGCCCACACGGACGCCGCTATCAGAGCCCTTGCATTCGTAGCGAAAACCGCAGAGACACCGATCCACCTGATCATGTCGAGTGGTGACGCTGCCCAGACCTTCTGGAACCACATGACCGACGGGCTCCGTCAGCCGCGTCTAACCTGCGTCGAGCGTCTATTCGAAGCCGCTTTCCCGTTCATGGTTCAGGGAACCGATTGCGGACTTAGATTGGCGGACGCAAGTGAGCTGCTGCCGATAGCCGAGGCTCAGGCTGAGGTTGCCTTTATCGAATGCGGCGTCGATCCGATGATCCGTGACCGGGAAGGTTTCCTTAAGAGAGTCGCAAGACGCATCGAGCAGGGCCGCGTGTTCGTTGTATTCGACGGTGATAAGTTGGTCTTCAAGGCCGATATCATCGCTGAGACGAGCGAAGTCGCCTACCTGGAAGGTGTTTTCGTCGGTGAGGAATATCGCGGAAAAGGCATCGGTCCCAAGTGTCTTTCGGCCCTCACAGTCGAACTTCTCTCACGCGTCGCTAATGTTTGCTTGTTGAGCAATGTGGATTTCGGATCTGCTCACCGCAGCTTCGAAAAAGCCGGATTCCGAAGTTCGGATGAGTGCACCACGTTGTTTGTTTAA
- a CDS encoding EAL domain-containing protein, producing MATVIVAGLVCVLFALATVRVAVIDVYLLLLFVFTIGVGSRITIQIPRFKSHISVSDIFIFLALILYGGEFAVILAAIEAAASSWRFCNRKLTVFFNSATMAISTSAVVLVLKMSGLYTENQLHGHGENTSSFIIALSLIALTQFLVNTSFASIHGALKDHIPLWETWKTKYIWTFFSYFVGAASAGLLVQVADVLGLGILLATFPVIFFVFLSYRMYLKNVEISMQQAEQAEQYAKIMESQSDALRESEERFRSAFDYAPIGIGLVSPTGQWLKANHALTEILGYTETDFLATDFQSITLPEDLGLTLVKVHELLAGKIANCQMEQRYIHKTGRTVWTSWSVSAANDTKTKQPNLIFQIQDITDKKSAEEKLQHDATHDALTGLPNRLLFMKSLDRALERRRLVDEYKVSVLFIDLDRFKYVNDSLGHLIGDELLKEISSRLRECMRPSDLVARLGGDEFTILVEGTFDTAEVTRIASRIQQKFGIPFDLRGHEVYSSASIGILHATDKHSASEDVMRDADTAMYQAKRAGKARHEVFDEEMHSAAKEILKLETDLRRAVEREEIEVFYQPIYSLKSGEIECFESLARWDHPELGKIAPTKFIPLAEEIGLIDRLCEQVLRRACREIGSLQSRSTDLHKYSVSVNLSCRQFSQNGLVKSIEDILAETGFSPTDLKLEITESVFFEHQDRAVGMLNQLRNMGIEIDVDDFGTGYSNLGYLRKLPISALKIDRSFVSMIDEAGNNDEIVRAIINLARTLGLKVVAEGVETEAQRDLLTRLECEGGQGFLFAKPMRFAELKAFLSEKQDAGLAAPMYDDVSTIALVQ from the coding sequence ATGGCGACCGTTATAGTCGCAGGACTTGTGTGCGTACTCTTTGCGCTCGCAACAGTCCGTGTCGCGGTCATCGACGTCTATCTGCTTCTTCTCTTCGTCTTCACTATCGGAGTTGGGTCGCGCATTACGATCCAGATACCGCGATTCAAATCGCATATATCGGTATCTGATATCTTTATATTTCTTGCCCTTATCCTATATGGCGGCGAGTTCGCCGTAATTCTGGCAGCGATCGAGGCTGCGGCTTCATCATGGCGCTTTTGTAATCGCAAGCTAACGGTGTTCTTTAACTCGGCAACCATGGCTATTTCAACAAGTGCCGTGGTGCTTGTTTTGAAGATGTCAGGGCTTTACACCGAAAATCAACTGCATGGGCACGGTGAAAACACTTCCAGCTTTATTATCGCCCTCTCGCTTATCGCGCTTACTCAGTTCCTTGTTAATACGTCTTTCGCGTCGATCCACGGAGCATTGAAAGACCACATCCCTTTGTGGGAAACGTGGAAGACGAAATACATCTGGACATTCTTTTCGTACTTCGTCGGAGCCGCAAGCGCGGGATTGCTTGTTCAGGTTGCAGATGTTTTAGGCCTTGGTATTCTGCTCGCAACATTCCCTGTCATTTTCTTCGTGTTTCTATCGTACCGGATGTATCTCAAGAACGTTGAGATCTCGATGCAGCAGGCGGAACAGGCCGAGCAGTACGCAAAGATCATGGAGTCTCAGTCTGACGCGTTACGGGAATCAGAGGAACGCTTTCGAAGTGCCTTTGACTACGCTCCGATCGGTATTGGTCTGGTATCGCCAACCGGCCAATGGCTAAAGGCAAACCATGCATTGACTGAGATACTCGGGTACACCGAAACCGATTTTCTCGCGACTGATTTCCAATCCATAACCCTACCTGAGGACCTAGGACTAACGCTCGTCAAAGTTCACGAATTACTCGCCGGCAAGATCGCTAACTGTCAGATGGAGCAGCGTTATATCCACAAAACCGGGCGGACTGTCTGGACATCCTGGAGCGTCTCAGCGGCGAATGATACTAAAACGAAACAGCCGAACCTCATCTTTCAGATACAGGACATCACGGATAAAAAGAGTGCGGAAGAAAAACTGCAGCACGATGCGACGCATGATGCTCTAACGGGACTGCCGAATCGCTTGCTCTTTATGAAGAGTCTCGACCGCGCTTTGGAGCGACGACGGCTCGTTGACGAGTACAAAGTGAGCGTTCTGTTTATCGATCTGGATCGATTTAAATACGTAAACGACAGTCTCGGGCATTTGATCGGTGATGAGCTGCTCAAGGAGATCTCGTCCCGCTTGAGAGAATGTATGCGTCCGTCCGATCTCGTTGCTCGCCTGGGTGGCGATGAATTCACGATATTGGTCGAAGGCACGTTCGATACGGCCGAGGTAACGCGGATCGCTTCGCGCATTCAGCAGAAATTCGGAATCCCGTTCGACCTGCGCGGCCACGAGGTCTATAGCTCGGCAAGTATCGGAATTCTGCACGCAACCGATAAACACTCAGCATCTGAAGATGTGATGCGAGATGCTGACACGGCAATGTATCAGGCAAAACGAGCCGGTAAGGCGCGTCATGAGGTTTTTGACGAAGAGATGCACAGTGCCGCGAAGGAGATTCTCAAACTCGAGACCGATCTTCGCCGTGCGGTCGAACGGGAAGAGATAGAAGTCTTTTACCAGCCGATCTACTCGCTCAAATCCGGCGAGATCGAGTGTTTTGAATCGCTTGCTCGTTGGGATCATCCCGAGCTTGGTAAGATCGCCCCTACAAAGTTCATTCCCCTTGCCGAAGAGATCGGCCTAATTGACCGTCTCTGCGAACAAGTACTGCGGCGTGCCTGCCGAGAGATCGGTTCACTCCAGAGCAGAAGTACAGACCTGCACAAGTATTCTGTCAGTGTAAACCTTTCCTGCCGGCAGTTTAGCCAGAACGGACTAGTAAAGAGCATTGAGGATATTCTGGCTGAAACCGGTTTTTCTCCGACTGACCTAAAACTCGAGATCACCGAATCGGTCTTTTTTGAGCATCAGGACCGCGCCGTCGGAATGTTGAACCAACTTCGTAACATGGGAATAGAGATCGATGTTGACGATTTCGGCACCGGATACTCCAATCTTGGCTATCTCAGGAAATTGCCTATATCGGCGTTGAAGATCGACCGATCATTTGTGTCCATGATCGACGAAGCTGGCAATAACGACGAAATTGTTCGCGCAATAATTAATCTGGCAAGAACCCTGGGACTCAAGGTTGTTGCTGAAGGCGTCGAGACCGAAGCGCAGCGCGATCTGCTTACCCGCTTAGAATGCGAAGGTGGACAAGGATTCCTTTTTGCCAAACCAATGCGGTTCGCTGAGTTAAAAGCCTTTCTTTCCGAGAAGCAAGATGCTGGTCTTGCGGCGCCTATGTACGATGACGTATCAACGATCGCGCTTGTCCAGTAA
- a CDS encoding lytic transglycosylase domain-containing protein: MLLVTGGYFFPSYWEHRYDELISRQARVYRLDEKLVWSLIYEETWFRSWKIGADAEVGLMQVTPLVAREWAKETGFKEFERQASDNVNEFLAEPERNIQVGCWYLEKLRERYRGRPAETSMTLAAYNAGPSRVEEWAKESDVTTVSESEFVDRIGIASTKSYVTSILARYRSEQGRQ; this comes from the coding sequence ATGTTGTTAGTAACGGGCGGTTACTTCTTTCCATCCTACTGGGAGCATCGATACGACGAACTCATTTCGCGGCAGGCCCGCGTTTATCGCCTCGATGAAAAGCTTGTCTGGAGCCTGATATATGAAGAAACGTGGTTCCGTTCGTGGAAGATTGGGGCTGACGCTGAGGTTGGGTTGATGCAGGTAACACCCCTTGTCGCTCGCGAATGGGCAAAGGAAACTGGATTTAAGGAATTCGAGAGGCAGGCGTCGGACAATGTGAACGAATTTTTAGCCGAACCTGAGCGTAATATTCAGGTTGGCTGCTGGTATCTCGAAAAGCTTCGCGAACGCTACCGCGGCCGTCCCGCTGAAACCTCAATGACCCTCGCTGCATACAACGCCGGCCCAAGCCGCGTTGAGGAATGGGCGAAGGAAAGCGATGTAACTACGGTCTCTGAGAGTGAGTTTGTCGATCGCATTGGTATCGCGTCAACCAAAAGCTACGTAACCTCGATCCTTGCTCGTTACCGTTCGGAACAGGGGCGGCAGTGA
- a CDS encoding amidohydrolase family protein, with product MRLLTGKYVLPISTAPIENGAVAIDGSSIVAVGTLEHLSARFPQAEFEDMGNAAILPGFVNCHSHLEITSMRGSLDDVEHDFSAWLLKLNGLRAELSDQDICDAAVAGAREGARAGVTCFGDIGRMGHAGIAALKQVGLRGIVFQETEFSPDNRTADEDFLKLAAKYEALRNEENELVKVGLSPHSPYTVGSRLFELIAQYSIINRVPLSIHVAESADETELLAHGTGLFRGFYERFDLEWESPRSTPIEYLERLGVLSAQPLLAHCVRVSSNDIKRIEWNGAKIAHCPKSNAKFGHGYAPFEAFLDAGIDVGLGSDSVASNNVCDLLEEARFAVLAARNREGSARFIEPREALETATLGGAKALGLDKIIGTLEPGKQADIAVISLDHPAIQPIGDIHAALVFSASGCDVVRTIVAGNQVF from the coding sequence ATGAGGTTACTTACAGGAAAATACGTTCTTCCGATCTCGACCGCACCTATCGAAAACGGTGCGGTTGCGATCGATGGCAGCTCAATAGTCGCAGTCGGAACCCTTGAGCATCTTTCGGCAAGATTTCCCCAGGCAGAGTTTGAAGACATGGGTAACGCGGCGATCTTGCCGGGATTTGTGAATTGCCATTCACATCTCGAGATAACGTCTATGCGCGGGAGTCTCGATGATGTGGAACACGATTTTAGCGCATGGCTTCTTAAATTGAACGGCCTGCGTGCGGAACTCTCTGATCAGGACATCTGCGACGCGGCTGTCGCAGGTGCTCGCGAAGGAGCCCGTGCCGGCGTCACTTGTTTTGGTGATATAGGGCGAATGGGCCATGCGGGGATCGCGGCTTTGAAACAGGTCGGTCTGCGCGGGATCGTTTTTCAGGAAACTGAATTCTCGCCTGACAATCGCACCGCTGACGAAGATTTTTTAAAACTCGCCGCGAAATACGAAGCCCTCCGCAATGAAGAGAATGAGCTCGTGAAGGTCGGATTATCACCTCACTCGCCCTACACGGTCGGCTCGCGGTTGTTTGAACTGATCGCTCAATACTCGATAATCAACCGTGTTCCGCTCTCGATACACGTCGCCGAATCGGCGGACGAAACGGAACTCTTGGCTCACGGGACGGGATTATTCAGAGGATTTTACGAGCGGTTCGATCTTGAATGGGAAAGTCCGCGCTCAACGCCGATCGAATATCTGGAGCGTTTAGGTGTTCTCTCGGCCCAACCGCTGCTCGCTCATTGCGTAAGAGTTTCGTCGAACGATATCAAAAGGATCGAGTGGAACGGAGCCAAGATCGCCCATTGCCCGAAATCGAATGCCAAATTTGGGCACGGCTATGCACCTTTCGAAGCGTTTCTCGACGCCGGCATTGATGTCGGCCTCGGCAGCGATTCGGTAGCCAGCAACAATGTCTGCGACCTGCTGGAAGAAGCCCGCTTTGCTGTCCTCGCCGCCCGCAACCGCGAAGGCTCGGCACGATTCATTGAGCCAAGGGAAGCACTCGAAACCGCAACGCTCGGCGGCGCCAAAGCCCTTGGCCTCGACAAGATTATTGGAACTTTAGAACCCGGGAAACAGGCAGACATCGCTGTTATCTCACTCGACCATCCTGCTATCCAACCGATCGGTGATATTCATGCGGCCCTCGTTTTTTCGGCAAGTGGTTGCGATGTTGTTCGTACGATCGTTGCTGGAAACCAAGTTTTTTGA